One Triticum dicoccoides isolate Atlit2015 ecotype Zavitan chromosome 5B, WEW_v2.0, whole genome shotgun sequence genomic window carries:
- the LOC119306970 gene encoding pentatricopeptide repeat-containing protein At1g18900-like: protein MLRAKQLSTLTQCARSFYLSGSRCGSADGASCTCPDDDTCGSKRQTASAIERRSSVKVQPPSAQHVAGSATGYPPQAVNVIPSASSPDKESASSNRSNHPGNRQVQGNNYVQPSKQAARGISQSGIAGAGVYNELVNLRPSSNNGSTKQVPQAGANYSSKPLSGGPSSNNKANNQHSHAGANTASAPSMQNDFGKGGSRSGYAKSKQNFSGPAAAVSGSPSQVRSQRHPNQGHSNYHSNNSPNSDGRWAGVQTRNFSAPTVYSGPSDKSQGPLVGTIKGHGGGPQSNLRSLKSLRAVEQYYHTLQQMKWGPMTEHVLDNLRCKIDAFQANQVLKLLHDHNIALGFFHWLKRQPGFKHDGHTYTTMIGILGQAKQFGTMRKLLDEMSLVNCKPTVVTYNRIIHAYGRANFLREAVKVFEEMEGAGYEPDRVTYCTLIDIHAKSGYLEVAMDLYGRMQEVGLSPDTFTYSAMVNCLGKGGQLAAAYKLFCEMIENGCTPNLVTYNIIIALQAKARNYDNVVKLYRDMQIAGFRPDKITYSIVMEVLGHCGHLDEAEAVFLEMRRDWAPDEPVYGLLVDLWGKAGNVDKALGWYHAMLQDGLQPNVPTCNSLLSAFLKLNRFQDAYSVLQNMLAQGLVPSLQTYTLLLSCCTDAHAQMGLCCQLMAITGHPAHMFLLYLPDAEPGGENVRDHARYFLDMMHSEDRESKRGIMDAVIDFLHKSGLKEEAGFIWEVAAQKNVYPDSVREKSSSYWLINLHLMSEGTAVTALSRTLAWFHRQMLLMGSCPERIDIVTGWGRRSRVTGSSLVRQSIEKLLHLFQFPLFAARGNTGCFVGCGEPLSQWLHNPYVERMHLL from the coding sequence ATGTTGAGGGCAAAGCAACTCAGCACGCTAACCCAGTGTGCACGGTCCTTCTACCTTAGTGGGTCAAGGTGTGGTAGCGCGGATGGAGCTTCGTGCACGTGCCCTGATGATGACACTTGTGGTTCAAAGAGGCAGACTGCGAGTGCTATCGAGCGCAGATCTTCTGTGAAGGTTCAGCCTCCGTCTGCCCAGCATGTTGCTGGCAGTGCTACTGGATACCCACCTCAAGCTGTTAATGTCATTCCTTCCGCCTCATCTCCAGACAAGGAGTCAGCATCAAGCAACAGAAGTAACCATCCTGGTAACCGTCAGGTTCAAGGAAATAATTATGTGCAGCCATCTAAGCAGGCTGCCAGGGGCATTTCTCAGTCCGGAATCGCAGGAGCTGGCGTGTATAATGAGTTGGTAAATTTGAGGCCCTCGTCGAATAATGGAAGCACTAAGCAAGTTCCACAGGCTGGTGCCAACTATTCTAGCAAGCCATTATCTGGTGGCCCGTCTTCTAATAACAAGGCAAATAATCAGCATAGCCATGCTGGGGCAAATACGGCTTCTGCCCCTTCCATGCAAAATGATTTTGGGAAGGGGGGCTCAAGATCTGGATACGCGAAGTCAAAGCAGAATTTCTCAGGGCCAGCGGCTGCAGTTTCCGGTTCACCGTCACAAGTAAGGAGTCAAAGGCATCCTAATCAGGGCCACTCGAATTACCATTCTAATAATAGTCCCAATTCAGATGGCAGGTGGGCTGGAGTTCAAACTCGCAACTTCTCAGCTCCAACTGTTTATAGTGGTCCCTCTGACAAATCTCAGGGCCCTTTAGTAGGAACAATAAAAGGTCATGGTGGAGGACCGCAGTCTAACTTAAGATCACTGAAGTCATTGCGGGCAGTCGAACAGTACTACCATACGCTGCAGCAGATGAAGTGGGGTCCCATGACGGAACATGTTCTTGATAATCTCCGTTGCAAGATCGACGCGTTCCAGGCTAATCAAGTGCTGAAGCTGCTTCATGACCACAATATTGCGCTTGGTTTCTTCCACTGGTTGAAGCGGCAGCCAGGGTTCAAGCACGATGGTCATACCTACACCACCATGATAGGGATCCTTGGACAGGCAAAGCAGTTTGGCACGATGAGAAAGCTTCTCGATGAGATGAGCTTGGTAAACTGCAAGCCGACCGTGGTGACATACAACAGAATAATACACGCGTATGGCCGTGCAAACTTTCTGAGAGAGGCTGTTAAGGTCtttgaggagatggagggagctggTTACGAGCCTGACCGCGTCACATACTGCACGCTGATCGACATCCATGCTAAATCAGGGTACCTGGAAGTGGCCATGGACCTGTATGGCAGGATGCAAGAAGTCGGCCTGTCGCCCGATACCTTCACCTACAGCGCCATGGTTAATTGCCTTGGAAAGGGGGGCCAGCTGGCGGCCGCCTACAAGCTTTTCTGCGAGATGATTGAGAATGGGTGTACGCCCAACCTGGTTACTTACAACATAATAATCGCCCTGCAGGCAAAGGCAAGAAACTACGACAATGTTGTGAAGCTCTACAGGGACATGCAGATCGCCGGATTCCGCCCCGACAAGATAACCTACAGCATTGTCATGGAGGTTCTTGGTCACTGTGGTCATCTGGACGAGGCCGAGGCTGTGTTCCTCGAGATGAGGCGCGACTGGGCTCCTGACGAGCCCGTGTATGGTCTTCTGGTGGACCTCTGGGGCAAGGCTGGGAATGTCGACAAGGCGTTAGGGTGGTACCATGCGATGCTCCAGGATGGTTTGCAGCCCAACGTGCCCACCTGCAATTCACTCCTCAGCGCTTTCCTGAAGCTCAACAGGTTTCAGGACGCCTACAGCGTGCTCCAGAACATGCTTGCGCAGGGGCTCGTTCCGTCTCTCCAGACTTACACCTTGCTGCTCAGCTGCTGCACCGACGCTCACGCGCAGATGGGGCTGTGCTGCCAGCTCATGGCGATCACCGGACACCCGGCCCACATGTTCTTGCTCTACCTGCCCGACGCCGAGCCCGGCGGCGAGAACGTGAGGGACCATGCCAGGTATTTCCTGGACATGATGCACAGCGAGGACCGGGAGAGCAAGAGGGGCATAATGGACGCCGTGATAGACTTCCTGCACAAGTCCGGCCTCAAGGAGGAGGCCGGGTTCATATGGGAGGTGGCCGCGCAGAAGAACGTCTACCCGGACTCGGTCAGGGAGAAGAGCTCCTCCTACTGGCTCATCAACCTCCACCTCATGTCCGAGGGCACCGCCGTCACGGCTCTCTCCAGGACGCTCGCCTGGTTCCACAGGCAGATGCTGCTCATGGGCTCCTGCCCCGAGAGGATCGACATCGTCACCGGCTGGGGGAGGAGGAGCAGGGTCACTGGCTCGTCGCTGGTCCGCCAGTCCATCGAGAAGCTTCTGCATCTCTTCCAGTTCCCGCTCTTCGCCGCCCGCGGCAACACCGGCTGCTTCGTCGGGTGCGGGGAGCCGCTCAGCCAGTGGCTGCACAACCCCTATGTCGAGCGCATGCATTTGCTCTAG
- the LOC119306971 gene encoding uncharacterized protein YtfP-like, with the protein MPPQWPCLQPAAAARRFPPFVSRRRRCSSSVPAPVCASAPSGHAREQEDGQSLVVVGGGAAGVYASIRAKALAPHLNVVVIEKGKFLSKVKISGGGRCNVTNGHHLEPSGLARNYPRGYKELRGSFFRSHGPQDTMHWFSDHGVELKTEEDGRVFPVTDNSASVVDCLLNEARRLGVSLQAGKSVSGASVDANGKFVVKVEKRTIDFVDYINANYVLVATGSSQQGYSFAAQHGHSIIPPVPSLFTFKIADKRLADLSGVSFTRVKAKLMLDGIQKSAPELTQTGPMLVTHWGLSGPVVLRLSAWGARELYQDKYQAKLVVDFIPDIHIEDVKRILFQHKDQHAKNKVNNAFPKEFGLVKRFWGFLLEQESLDGDMHWATVPKTHLNAIALRLKQWMFEVVGKGQFKDEFVTAGGVPLSEMSLGTMESKKQPNLFFAGEVLNVDGVTGGFNFQNAWTGGYIAGTSIGTLASNSILKEEQACLQLQGS; encoded by the exons ATGCCGCCGCAGTGGCCGTGCctccagcccgccgccgccgctcgccgcttcCCCCCCTTCGTCTCCCGCAGGAGGCGCTGCTCCTCCTCCGTCCCCGCCCCCGTCTGCGCCTCGGCGCCCTCCGGCCACGCCCGCGAGCAG GAGGATGGGCAGTCGCTGGTTGTGGTGGGCGGCGGCGCCGCCGGGGTGTACGCGTCGATAAGGGCCAAGGCCCTGGCTCCCCACCTCAACGTGGTGGTCATAGAGAAAGGCAAGTTCTTGTCCAAG GTCAAGATCTCGGGCGGCGGGCGGTGCAATGTCACCAACGGGCACCATCTCGAGCCGTCG GGACTGGCGAGAAATTACCCTAGGGGGTACAAAGAACTCCGGGGATCGTTCTTTCGTAGTCATGGGCCACAGGACACCATGCACTGGTTTTCAGATCACGGTGTGGAGCTTAAG ACCGAAGAGGACGGTAGAGTCTTTCCTGTCACTGACAACTCTGCGTCGGTAGTAGACTGCCTGCTGAACGAGGCGAGAAGACTGGGAG TTTCCCTGCAGGCTGGTAAATCCGTGTCCGGTGCATCTGTCGACGCCAACGGCAAGTTTGTTGTCAAAGTTGAGAAGCGTACTATTGATTTTGTTGATTACATCAACGCTAATTATGTCTTGGTTGCTACAGGCAGCAGCCAGCAG GGCTACTCATTTGCTGCGCAACACGGTCACTCGATTATTCCACCGGTGCCCAGCTTATTCACATTTAAAATTGCAGACAAGCGACTGGCTGATCTCTCCGGG GTTTCGTTCACAAGAGTCAAAGCAAAATTGATGCTAGATGGGATTCAGAAAAGCGCTCCTGAATTAACTCAG aCTGGACCTATGTTGGTTACACATTGGGGGCTTAGTGGCCCTGTTGTTCTTCGATTGTCTGCATGGGGAGCGCGTGAACTATATCAGGACAAGTACCAAG CAAAGCTTGTGGTTGACTTCATACCTGACATTCACATCGAGGACGTGAAGCGGATCCTATTCCAGCACAAAGACCAACATGCG AAGAACAAAGTAAATAACGCCTTTCCCAAGGAGTTTGGTCTGGTGAAGAGGTTTTGGGGTTTCCTTCTAGAACAGGAG AGTTTAGATGGTGACATGCACTGGGCCACCGTGCCAAAAACTCATCTAAACGCGATAGCCCTTCGTTTAAAACAGTGGATGTTTGAGGTTGTTGGGAAG GGCCAATTCAAAGATGAATTTGTGACAGCTGGAGGTGTTCCACTTTCAGAG ATGTCGCTTGGCACCATGGAAAGCAAGAAGCAGCCCAATCTGTTCTTTGCAGGAGAG GTACTTAACGTCGACGGGGTCACGGGCGGATTCAATTTTCAG AACGCATGGACTGGTGGGTATATAGCTGGGACAAGCATTGGCACATTGGCATCAAACAGCATTCTCAAAGAAGAGCAAGCCTGTTTGCAactacaaggatcttaa
- the LOC119306973 gene encoding plasma membrane ATPase 1 isoform X1 codes for MAEKEAGNLEAVLKEVVDLENIPLEEVFDNLRCSREGLTGEQARQRLQIFGANKLEEKEESKVLKFLGFMWNPLSWVMEAAAIMAIALANGGNKPPDWQDFIGIITLLVINSTISFIEENNAGNAAAALMARLAPKAKILRDGRWTEEDAAILVPGDVISIKLGDIIPADARLLEGDPLKIDQSALTGESLPATKGPGDGVYSGSTVKQGEIEAVVIATGVHTFFGKAAHLVDSTNQVGHFQKVLTAIGNFCICSIGVGMFIEIIVMYPIQHRGYRPGIDNLLVLLIGGIPIAMPTVLSVTMAIGSHRLSQQGAITKRMTAIEEMAGMDVLCSDKTGTLTLNKLTVDKNLVEVFERGITQDQVILMAARASRTENQDAIDTAIVGMLADPKEARAGIQEVHFLPFNPTDKRTALTYIDADGKMHRVSKGAPEQILHLAHNTSEIERRVHAVIDKFAERGLRSLAVAYQEVPDGRKESPGGPWHFAGLMPLFDPPRHDSAETIRRALNLGVNVKMITGDQLAIGKETGRRLGMGTNMYPSSALLGQKNSDESISALPVDDLIEKADGFAGVFPEHKYEIVKRLQARKHICGMTGDGVNDAPALKKADIGIAVADATDAARSASDIVLTEPGLSVIISAVLTSRAIFQRMKNYTIYAVSITIRIVLGFMLLALIWKFDFPPFMVLIIAILNDGTIMTISKDRVKPSPLPDSWKLAEIFTTGVILGGYLAIMTVIFFWAAYKTNFFPRLFHVESLEKTAQDDFQKLAAAIYLQVSTISQALIFVTRSRSWSFAERPGFLLVFAFFVAQLIATLIAVYADWRFTQIKGIGWGWAGVVWLYNIITYLPLDIIKFLIRYTLSGKAWDLVIDQRIAFTRKKDFGKEERELKWAHAQRTLHGLQPPDAKMFSEKGGYNELNHMAEEAKRRAEIARLRELHTLKGHVESVVKLKGLDIETIQQSYTV; via the exons ATGGCCGAGAAGGAGGCCGGAAAcctggaggccgtcctcaaggaggTCGTCGACCTG GAGAACATCCCCCTGGAGGAGGTGTTCGACAACCTGAGATGCAGCCGCGAGGGGCTCAccggggagcaggcgcggcagcggcTCCAAATCTTCGGCGCCAACAagctggaggagaaggaggagagcaaGGTGCTCAAGTTCCTGGGCTTCATGTGGAACCCGCTCTCCTGGGTCATGGAGGCCGCCGCCATCATGGCCATCGCGCTCGCCAACGGAGGG aatAAGCCGCCGGACTGGCAGGACTTCATCGGCATCATCACCCTGCTGGTTATCAATTCCACCATCAGTTTCATCGAGGAGAACAATGCCGGCAACGCCGCCGCCGCGCTCATGGCCCGTCTCGCCCCCAAAGCCAAG ATTCTTCGCGACGGCCGGTGGACCGAGGAAGACGCCGCCATCCTCGTGCCAGGGGACGTCATCAGCATCAAGCTCGGAGACATCATACCTGCAGACGCACGCCTCCTGGAGGGAGACCCTCTCAAGATTGATCAG TCTGCCCTGACCGGAGAATCGTTGCCGGCCACCAAAGGCCCCGGTGATGGCGTCTACTCCGGCTCGACGGTCAAGCAAGGAGAGATCGAAGCCGTCGTGATCGCCACCGGTGTCCACACCTTCTTCGGAAAGGCTGCACACCTTGTTGACTCCACTAACCAAGTGGGCCATTTTCAGAAG GTTCTGACGGCCATTGGGAACTTCTGCATTTGTTCGATTGGTGTGGGAATGTTCATCGAGATCATTGTAATGTATCCTATCCAGCACAGGGGGTACCGCCCTGGAATCGACAACCTCCTGGTCCTTCTCATTGGAGGCATTCCAATAGCCATGCCAACGGTCTTATCCGTGACTATGGCTATCGGGTCACATCGATTATCTCAACAG GGAGCTATCACAAAGAGAATGACTGCAATCGAGGAGATGGCGGGCATGGATGTTCTTTGCAGTGATAAAACTGGAACTTTGACCCTCAATAAGCTTACCGTGGACAAGAACCTTGTTGAG GTTTTCGAAAGAGGCATCACTCAGGACCAGGTGATTCTCATGGCTGCTAGAGCGTCTCGAACAGAAAACCAAGATGCTATTGATACAGCAATTGTTGGGATGCTAGCTGATCCGAAAGAG GCACGTGCTGGTATTCAAGAAGTTCATTTTCTGCCATTCAATCCTACTGACAAGAGGACGGCGCTGACATACATTGACGCTGATGGCAAAATGCACCGTGTTAGTAAGGGCGCACCCGAGCAG ATTCTTCACCTCGCTCACAACACATCGGAGATAGAGCGGAGGGTCCATGCTGTGATTGACAAATTTGCAGAGCGTGGACTTCGGTCGCTTGCTGTAGCGTATCAG GAAGTACCAGATGGGAGGAAAGAAAGTCCTGGTGGCCCATGGCACTTTGCTGGTCTGATGCCACTTTTTGATCCTCCAAGACATGACAGTGCTGAAACAATTCGGAGGGCACTTAACCTTGGTGTTAATGTCAAGATGATCACAG GTGATCAGCTCGCCATTGGAAAGGAAACAGGGCGTCGCCTGGGAATGGGTACAAACATGTATCCTTCATCTGCTCTGCTGGGGCAGAAAAATTCAGACGAGTCCATTTCTGCTTTACCAGTTGACGATCTCATTGAGAAAGCTGATGGCTTTGCTGGCGTCTTCCCCG AGCACAAGTATGAGATTGTGAAACGCCTGCAAGCACGAAAGCACATCTGTGGAATGACGGGTGATGGAGTAAATGATGCTCCAGCCCTAAAGAAAGCAGATATTGGTATTGCGGTTGCTGACGCGACTGATGCAGCCAGGAGTGCTTCAGATATTGTCCTCACAGAACCAGGCCTCAGCGTGATCATCAGTGCCGTGCTTACCAGCCGTGCGATTTTCCAGCGTATGAAGAACTACACT ATCTATGCTGTCTCCATCACAATTCGTATTGTG CTTGGATTTATGCTACTTGCCCTCATCTGGAAATTCGACTTCCCACCGTTCATGGTCCTGATCATAGCGATTCTAAATGATG GTACCATCATGACTATATCAAAGGATCGGGTAAAACCATCTCCACTACCCGACAGCTGGAAGCTGGCTGAGATCTTCACAACTGGAGTTATCCTTGGTGGATACTTGGCAATAATGACGGTCATCTTCTTCTGGGCTGCGTACAAGACAAACTTTTTCCCG AGGTTGTTTCATGTCGAAAGCCTCGAGAAGACAGCTCAGGACGATTTCCAAAAGCTCGCGGCTGCCATTTACCTCCAAGTCAGCACCATCAGCCAAGCCCTCATCTTTGTCACCAGGTCGCGCAGCTGGTCATTTGCCGAGCGTCCTGGGTTTCTACTGGTCTTTGCGTTCTTCGTTGCACAGCTG ATTGCTACGCTGATCGCGGTGTATGCTGACTGGCGGTTCACTCAGATCAAAGGCATCGGGTGGGGCTGGGCCGGCGTCGTGTGGCTCTACAATATCATCACATACCTCCCGCTCGATATCATCAAGTTCCTCATCCGATACACTCTGAGCGGCAAAGCGTGGGACCTCGTCATCGACCAAAGG ATCGCGTTCACAAGGAAGAAAGACTTTGGCAAGGAGGAGAGGGAGCTCAAGTGGGCACACGCTCAGAGGACCCTCCATGGGCTGCAGCCACCGGATGCCAAGATGTTCTCGGAGAAGGGGGGCTACAATGAGCTGAATCACATGGCTGAAGAGGCCAAGAGGAGGGCCGAGATTGCGAG GTTGAGGGAGCTTCATACGCTCAAAGGGCACGTGGAGTCCGTCGTCAAGCTGAAGGGTCTCGACATCGAGACGATCCAGCAGTCCTACACGGTCTGA
- the LOC119306973 gene encoding plasma membrane ATPase 1 isoform X2, translating into MAEKEAGNLEAVLKEVVDLENIPLEEVFDNLRCSREGLTGEQARQRLQIFGANKLEEKEESKVLKFLGFMWNPLSWVMEAAAIMAIALANGGNKPPDWQDFIGIITLLVINSTISFIEENNAGNAAAALMARLAPKAKILRDGRWTEEDAAILVPGDVISIKLGDIIPADARLLEGDPLKIDQSALTGESLPATKGPGDGVYSGSTVKQGEIEAVVIATGVHTFFGKAAHLVDSTNQVGHFQKVLTAIGNFCICSIGVGMFIEIIVMYPIQHRGYRPGIDNLLVLLIGGIPIAMPTVLSVTMAIGSHRLSQQGAITKRMTAIEEMAGMDVLCSDKTGTLTLNKLTVDKNLVEVFERGITQDQVILMAARASRTENQDAIDTAIVGMLADPKEARAGIQEVHFLPFNPTDKRTALTYIDADGKMHRVSKGAPEQILHLAHNTSEIERRVHAVIDKFAERGLRSLAVAYQEVPDGRKESPGGPWHFAGLMPLFDPPRHDSAETIRRALNLGVNVKMITGRRLGMGTNMYPSSALLGQKNSDESISALPVDDLIEKADGFAGVFPEHKYEIVKRLQARKHICGMTGDGVNDAPALKKADIGIAVADATDAARSASDIVLTEPGLSVIISAVLTSRAIFQRMKNYTIYAVSITIRIVLGFMLLALIWKFDFPPFMVLIIAILNDGTIMTISKDRVKPSPLPDSWKLAEIFTTGVILGGYLAIMTVIFFWAAYKTNFFPRLFHVESLEKTAQDDFQKLAAAIYLQVSTISQALIFVTRSRSWSFAERPGFLLVFAFFVAQLIATLIAVYADWRFTQIKGIGWGWAGVVWLYNIITYLPLDIIKFLIRYTLSGKAWDLVIDQRIAFTRKKDFGKEERELKWAHAQRTLHGLQPPDAKMFSEKGGYNELNHMAEEAKRRAEIARLRELHTLKGHVESVVKLKGLDIETIQQSYTV; encoded by the exons ATGGCCGAGAAGGAGGCCGGAAAcctggaggccgtcctcaaggaggTCGTCGACCTG GAGAACATCCCCCTGGAGGAGGTGTTCGACAACCTGAGATGCAGCCGCGAGGGGCTCAccggggagcaggcgcggcagcggcTCCAAATCTTCGGCGCCAACAagctggaggagaaggaggagagcaaGGTGCTCAAGTTCCTGGGCTTCATGTGGAACCCGCTCTCCTGGGTCATGGAGGCCGCCGCCATCATGGCCATCGCGCTCGCCAACGGAGGG aatAAGCCGCCGGACTGGCAGGACTTCATCGGCATCATCACCCTGCTGGTTATCAATTCCACCATCAGTTTCATCGAGGAGAACAATGCCGGCAACGCCGCCGCCGCGCTCATGGCCCGTCTCGCCCCCAAAGCCAAG ATTCTTCGCGACGGCCGGTGGACCGAGGAAGACGCCGCCATCCTCGTGCCAGGGGACGTCATCAGCATCAAGCTCGGAGACATCATACCTGCAGACGCACGCCTCCTGGAGGGAGACCCTCTCAAGATTGATCAG TCTGCCCTGACCGGAGAATCGTTGCCGGCCACCAAAGGCCCCGGTGATGGCGTCTACTCCGGCTCGACGGTCAAGCAAGGAGAGATCGAAGCCGTCGTGATCGCCACCGGTGTCCACACCTTCTTCGGAAAGGCTGCACACCTTGTTGACTCCACTAACCAAGTGGGCCATTTTCAGAAG GTTCTGACGGCCATTGGGAACTTCTGCATTTGTTCGATTGGTGTGGGAATGTTCATCGAGATCATTGTAATGTATCCTATCCAGCACAGGGGGTACCGCCCTGGAATCGACAACCTCCTGGTCCTTCTCATTGGAGGCATTCCAATAGCCATGCCAACGGTCTTATCCGTGACTATGGCTATCGGGTCACATCGATTATCTCAACAG GGAGCTATCACAAAGAGAATGACTGCAATCGAGGAGATGGCGGGCATGGATGTTCTTTGCAGTGATAAAACTGGAACTTTGACCCTCAATAAGCTTACCGTGGACAAGAACCTTGTTGAG GTTTTCGAAAGAGGCATCACTCAGGACCAGGTGATTCTCATGGCTGCTAGAGCGTCTCGAACAGAAAACCAAGATGCTATTGATACAGCAATTGTTGGGATGCTAGCTGATCCGAAAGAG GCACGTGCTGGTATTCAAGAAGTTCATTTTCTGCCATTCAATCCTACTGACAAGAGGACGGCGCTGACATACATTGACGCTGATGGCAAAATGCACCGTGTTAGTAAGGGCGCACCCGAGCAG ATTCTTCACCTCGCTCACAACACATCGGAGATAGAGCGGAGGGTCCATGCTGTGATTGACAAATTTGCAGAGCGTGGACTTCGGTCGCTTGCTGTAGCGTATCAG GAAGTACCAGATGGGAGGAAAGAAAGTCCTGGTGGCCCATGGCACTTTGCTGGTCTGATGCCACTTTTTGATCCTCCAAGACATGACAGTGCTGAAACAATTCGGAGGGCACTTAACCTTGGTGTTAATGTCAAGATGATCACAG GGCGTCGCCTGGGAATGGGTACAAACATGTATCCTTCATCTGCTCTGCTGGGGCAGAAAAATTCAGACGAGTCCATTTCTGCTTTACCAGTTGACGATCTCATTGAGAAAGCTGATGGCTTTGCTGGCGTCTTCCCCG AGCACAAGTATGAGATTGTGAAACGCCTGCAAGCACGAAAGCACATCTGTGGAATGACGGGTGATGGAGTAAATGATGCTCCAGCCCTAAAGAAAGCAGATATTGGTATTGCGGTTGCTGACGCGACTGATGCAGCCAGGAGTGCTTCAGATATTGTCCTCACAGAACCAGGCCTCAGCGTGATCATCAGTGCCGTGCTTACCAGCCGTGCGATTTTCCAGCGTATGAAGAACTACACT ATCTATGCTGTCTCCATCACAATTCGTATTGTG CTTGGATTTATGCTACTTGCCCTCATCTGGAAATTCGACTTCCCACCGTTCATGGTCCTGATCATAGCGATTCTAAATGATG GTACCATCATGACTATATCAAAGGATCGGGTAAAACCATCTCCACTACCCGACAGCTGGAAGCTGGCTGAGATCTTCACAACTGGAGTTATCCTTGGTGGATACTTGGCAATAATGACGGTCATCTTCTTCTGGGCTGCGTACAAGACAAACTTTTTCCCG AGGTTGTTTCATGTCGAAAGCCTCGAGAAGACAGCTCAGGACGATTTCCAAAAGCTCGCGGCTGCCATTTACCTCCAAGTCAGCACCATCAGCCAAGCCCTCATCTTTGTCACCAGGTCGCGCAGCTGGTCATTTGCCGAGCGTCCTGGGTTTCTACTGGTCTTTGCGTTCTTCGTTGCACAGCTG ATTGCTACGCTGATCGCGGTGTATGCTGACTGGCGGTTCACTCAGATCAAAGGCATCGGGTGGGGCTGGGCCGGCGTCGTGTGGCTCTACAATATCATCACATACCTCCCGCTCGATATCATCAAGTTCCTCATCCGATACACTCTGAGCGGCAAAGCGTGGGACCTCGTCATCGACCAAAGG ATCGCGTTCACAAGGAAGAAAGACTTTGGCAAGGAGGAGAGGGAGCTCAAGTGGGCACACGCTCAGAGGACCCTCCATGGGCTGCAGCCACCGGATGCCAAGATGTTCTCGGAGAAGGGGGGCTACAATGAGCTGAATCACATGGCTGAAGAGGCCAAGAGGAGGGCCGAGATTGCGAG GTTGAGGGAGCTTCATACGCTCAAAGGGCACGTGGAGTCCGTCGTCAAGCTGAAGGGTCTCGACATCGAGACGATCCAGCAGTCCTACACGGTCTGA